A region from the Aegilops tauschii subsp. strangulata cultivar AL8/78 chromosome 5, Aet v6.0, whole genome shotgun sequence genome encodes:
- the LOC141023126 gene encoding uncharacterized protein, whose amino-acid sequence MDPVGSFRWRDVMQLSDVFRGITRVTLGNGSSSLLWKDVWFDDRDTPLMEIYHGAFSFYINEDEPVAKIITATDPSLIFHLPLSTQAREEVRGIQQGTMHVLLDEGCTDAWECNLGGAFSSKLYYDNCLRDTAADDAFRWLWKAKSPIKFKMFGWLSFLDRLNTRNMLRRTHFVMEGNTYTCMLCQNPPKETVEHLFFTCPFSQQCWDKVGMLWPSTGNRLALLHAGREHWR is encoded by the coding sequence ATGGACCCTGTTGGCTCTTTCCGGTGGCGTGATGTAATGCAGCTCAGCGATGTTTTCCGTGGGATCACCAGAGTCACTCTGGGCAACGGATCCTCCTCCCTGTTATGGAAAGACGTCTGGTTTGACGACCGTGACACCCCATTAATGGAGATTTACCACGGAGCTTTCTCTTTCTATATAAATGAAGATGAGCCGGTAGCAAAAATTATCACTGCTACGGATCCCAGCTTGATCTTCCACCTGCCACTGTCCACACAAGCTCGAGAGGAAGTTAGAGGAATCCAGCAAGGAACGATGCATGTGCTCCTTGATGAGGGGTGCACAGATGCCTGGGAATGCAACCTTGGTGGGGCTTTCTCCTCCAAGCTATATTACGATAACTGCTTGAGAGATACAGCTGCTGATGATGCCTTCCGTTGGCTATGGAAGGCTAAAAGCCCGATCAAATTCAAAATGTTTGGCTGGCTGTCGTTTCTTGATCGTCTTAACACTAGGAACATGCTGAGACGCACGCACTTCGTCATGGAGGGCAACACTTACACTTGCATGCTTTGCCAGAACCCCCCTAAGGAAACGGTGGAACACCTCTTCTTCACTTGCCCGTTCAGCCAACAATGCTGGGATAAGGTTGGGATGCTTTGGCCAAGCACTGGGAACAGGCTCGCTTTGCTGCACGCTGGCAGAGAACACTGGCGGTGA